The Bradyrhizobium sp. CCBAU 051011 DNA segment GTCCGGCGGCATCGAGGCCGGCGCGGAAGGCTGACGACATCAGCAATTCGCGGTCGACCGAGCGGCACATCGAAGCGATGCGGCTGACCTCGTTCACCGCCGGCCCCACCACGGTGAAGTCGAGCCGGTCGTCGCTGCCGATATTGCCGTAGAAGACCTCGCCGACATGCAGGCCGACATGCGCCGATGTCACAGGCCTGCCTTCCGCCGTGCGGCGGGCGGTGAGCGCCTTCATGTTGCGGCGGAAGCGGTGCTCGGCGCGCAGCGCCGCGCGCTTGGCCTTCGCCATGTTCTCATGGGTGAACATCGCCAGCACGCCGTCGCCGATCAGTTTAAGCACCTCGCCGCCGGCGTCGTGGATGGCGTCGATCGAGGCCTGCGCGTAATCGTTGAGGAATGGAATGATCTCGCCGGGATCGATGCTCTCGCTGATCGCGGTCGAGCCGCGCAGATCGGAGAACCACAGCACCGTGTTGATCCGCTCGGTGACGCCGCGCGTCATCCGTCCGCGCAGCACCTGCTCGGCCGTATCGCGCCCGAGATAGACGCGCCCCAGCGTCTTGGTGATATCGGCCTGCGCTGCGGATTTGATCGCAAGTCCCAGCACCGGCACGAGGTCCCGCAACGCAGCCAGCCCCTGCGCGCCAAACCCCTCATCGCGCCTTGTCACCCAATAGGAGTAGACGCAATCCATCTGCCCCATGGTGCCGGTCTCGCCGAACCGGTGGACATAGGCCACCACATGCTTGTGGCCTTTCTCGGCAAGATCGCCCATGAATTTGAAATTGGGGGCCACGCCGTTGGCGAGCTCGACCGGTAGTTCCTCATGGCCGTTTTCGAGCATGTAGTAGAAGATCGAACTCCGCCAGGCGGCTGCGGCCTCGCCCTCGTTGGTCGAGCCATATTCGAAGACGTCGCTTTCGTTGGTCTCGGCGTCGTTCCAGCGAAAGCCGCGGCCTTCGAAAATCGGGTGCAGCGTATCGATGAAGACCATCCCGCGCGACACGGGGAGGCCTTCGGCACAGCAGCGCTCGCAGAAACCGCGGATCAAATCGTTTTCGGGCAGGCCTGTAAGGCCCTGGCTGACCAGCCAGTTCATCAAGCGCAGACGGGGCGTGAGTTCCATACGCCATTATGCCGCGCAATCGTGACGAGTGAAAGCCTCACGCCCTTCAACGTTTCGCGCGCGTCACCGCCTCGCCGTCTTCCTTGACGAAGGACTGTACGGGGTTATCGAGCAGATCGAGCACCAGCTCCGACGGCCGACACAGCCGGACGCCTTTCGGCGTCACCACGAGCGGCCGGTTGATCAGGATCGGATGCGCGAGCATGAAGTCGATCAGTTCGTCGTCGCTCCACTTCGGATCGGCAAGGCCGAGCTCGACATAGGGCGTGCCCTTTTCGCGCAGCAGCTCGCGCGGCGAGATGCCCAATGCCCCGATCAATTCGACCAGCCGCGCGCGGCTCGGCGGTGTCTTCAGATACTCGATCACCTCAGGCTCTTCGCCGCTTTGCCGGATCATCGCCAGCGTGTTGCGCGAGGTGCCGCAGGCGGGATTGTGATAGATCGTGACGGTCATGGTCAGGCCTCCTTCGTCGCTGCCGCCTCGCCTGCCCCGCGCAGCAGCCAGGTCATGAAGATCAAGGCAACCACCGCGCCGCAAAGCTCCGCCGCGATAAAGCCGGGCAGATCGGCGGGGCGAATGCCGGAAAACGTATTCGTCATCGACCG contains these protein-coding regions:
- a CDS encoding adenylate/guanylate cyclase domain-containing protein → MELTPRLRLMNWLVSQGLTGLPENDLIRGFCERCCAEGLPVSRGMVFIDTLHPIFEGRGFRWNDAETNESDVFEYGSTNEGEAAAAWRSSIFYYMLENGHEELPVELANGVAPNFKFMGDLAEKGHKHVVAYVHRFGETGTMGQMDCVYSYWVTRRDEGFGAQGLAALRDLVPVLGLAIKSAAQADITKTLGRVYLGRDTAEQVLRGRMTRGVTERINTVLWFSDLRGSTAISESIDPGEIIPFLNDYAQASIDAIHDAGGEVLKLIGDGVLAMFTHENMAKAKRAALRAEHRFRRNMKALTARRTAEGRPVTSAHVGLHVGEVFYGNIGSDDRLDFTVVGPAVNEVSRIASMCRSVDRELLMSSAFRAGLDAAGRNYLVSTGRYALRGIGRAQDLYTLDPDIAADEVVAGKYERYLAS
- the arsC gene encoding arsenate reductase (glutaredoxin) (This arsenate reductase requires both glutathione and glutaredoxin to convert arsenate to arsenite, after which the efflux transporter formed by ArsA and ArsB can extrude the arsenite from the cell, providing resistance.) is translated as MTVTIYHNPACGTSRNTLAMIRQSGEEPEVIEYLKTPPSRARLVELIGALGISPRELLREKGTPYVELGLADPKWSDDELIDFMLAHPILINRPLVVTPKGVRLCRPSELVLDLLDNPVQSFVKEDGEAVTRAKR